One Maribacter cobaltidurans genomic window carries:
- a CDS encoding ABC transporter permease, with protein sequence MLRNYLKVAWRNLLRNKIYSIINICGLAIGLAVCMQIVLYTGHEYSYDKFHKNIDDIYRVETEIKFGNDPIFLPYMGYTDGSESAQVIPSIEDFQRYLTSSRVTVENPENPALKFLEDKLLFADDNFFNFFSFELLEGDADQLLQNPFSIVLTESTAKKYFGNQDPIGKTLRYDGEHDFIVTGVAQNSPSNSSIQFDFVATVSSLTNMENLKFHIEDNSPEFNTYFKLKKDIKPTMVEMALSNISNFTGDDHSLSNRKFILKPFQELHLTGNSSNIKYIEIFPYVALLILLLALVNYASLSTAHAATRSKEIGVRKVLGANRKSIAVQFFFESVLYTTIAFAAGYVLCMLFQPYFFDFLQIPIDNAFLYSRNMLISYTILFVMTVLLAATYPAILLSAYRPVMALYGKIRKQEGAISVRKFFTVFQFSISVILIICGIVIDRQMDFFRYAETGVDRENTVMLSFSAKVGEHFTAFKESVLALPQVAQTSASSTPLYKGHNMMGVQRNESEEMAFLPFMNVDSNFISLLNLKWEIPLAGLNTLNEGSEFALINEATIEKLNLNKNPVGQKINNQYEIKGVLKDFVYTSLHHKIGALCLLVNSNGKTSPWLENGGTMFIKIAPNVNFPTFLDQLKNVHIKYDEQNPFEYYFLDDVFDAQYKAEDRLVKIFSVFTAFAILIAAMGLFGLITFIAVQRRKEIGIRKVLGASERNVVSLLSRDLLRLVLISSLLASPLAYWWSKNWLEDFAYRISITWWMFGITIIGTLVIALMTLSFQVIKAARANPVKSLRSE encoded by the coding sequence ATGCTTAGAAACTATCTAAAAGTCGCTTGGAGAAACCTTTTACGAAACAAGATTTATTCGATTATTAATATCTGTGGATTGGCGATAGGACTGGCGGTTTGCATGCAAATTGTACTTTATACTGGTCATGAATATAGCTATGACAAATTCCATAAAAATATAGATGATATCTACAGGGTAGAAACCGAAATTAAATTTGGCAATGATCCAATATTTCTGCCATATATGGGATATACGGATGGTTCAGAAAGTGCTCAAGTAATACCTTCAATCGAAGATTTTCAGCGTTATTTGACCAGTTCAAGGGTAACAGTTGAAAACCCTGAAAATCCTGCATTAAAATTTTTAGAGGATAAGCTGTTATTTGCGGATGATAATTTTTTCAACTTCTTTTCTTTTGAACTTCTAGAAGGAGATGCAGACCAACTGTTGCAGAATCCTTTTTCCATCGTATTGACAGAAAGCACGGCGAAAAAATATTTTGGAAACCAAGACCCCATAGGTAAGACCCTTCGCTATGACGGTGAGCATGATTTTATCGTAACTGGTGTCGCCCAGAATTCACCTTCCAACTCCAGTATTCAATTCGATTTTGTGGCAACAGTTTCCAGTTTGACTAATATGGAAAACCTGAAATTTCATATTGAGGATAACTCCCCGGAATTTAACACGTATTTTAAATTAAAAAAGGACATTAAGCCGACAATGGTGGAAATGGCCTTGTCTAATATCAGCAATTTTACGGGTGATGACCATTCTTTATCTAACAGAAAATTTATATTAAAACCATTTCAAGAGCTTCATTTAACGGGAAACTCATCCAATATTAAGTATATTGAAATATTTCCTTATGTGGCACTTCTCATTTTACTGTTGGCATTGGTCAATTATGCAAGCCTCTCAACCGCTCATGCAGCAACCCGTTCAAAGGAGATTGGAGTAAGAAAGGTTTTGGGGGCGAATAGAAAGTCCATTGCGGTTCAGTTCTTTTTTGAGTCCGTATTGTACACAACAATTGCTTTTGCTGCTGGTTACGTTCTGTGCATGCTGTTTCAGCCCTATTTTTTTGACTTTTTACAAATACCCATTGACAACGCCTTTTTGTATAGCCGGAATATGCTTATTTCATATACAATACTTTTTGTAATGACCGTCCTGTTAGCGGCAACCTATCCAGCTATTTTACTTTCTGCCTATCGTCCAGTTATGGCTCTTTATGGAAAAATAAGGAAGCAAGAAGGAGCTATAAGCGTTAGAAAATTCTTTACCGTTTTTCAATTCTCCATTTCAGTTATATTGATAATTTGTGGTATAGTTATTGATCGGCAGATGGATTTTTTTAGATATGCAGAAACAGGGGTTGACCGAGAAAATACAGTTATGCTTTCATTTTCTGCAAAGGTAGGTGAACACTTTACAGCATTTAAGGAATCAGTTTTGGCATTGCCCCAAGTCGCTCAGACAAGTGCCTCCAGCACTCCCCTTTATAAAGGGCATAACATGATGGGTGTACAACGAAACGAAAGTGAGGAAATGGCTTTTTTACCTTTTATGAATGTTGATTCAAATTTTATATCGCTGTTGAATCTAAAATGGGAAATACCATTAGCTGGTCTTAATACTTTAAACGAGGGTAGCGAATTTGCATTGATAAACGAGGCCACTATTGAAAAGTTAAACCTCAACAAAAATCCTGTAGGTCAAAAAATTAATAATCAATATGAGATAAAAGGTGTTTTGAAGGATTTTGTTTATACATCGTTACATCACAAAATAGGGGCACTTTGTTTATTGGTCAATTCAAATGGAAAGACCTCTCCTTGGCTAGAAAATGGTGGCACAATGTTTATAAAAATAGCACCCAATGTTAATTTTCCTACTTTTTTAGACCAGCTCAAAAATGTTCACATAAAATATGATGAGCAAAATCCATTTGAATACTATTTTTTGGATGATGTTTTTGACGCACAATACAAGGCTGAAGATCGGCTGGTAAAAATATTCAGTGTTTTTACAGCTTTTGCAATTTTAATTGCGGCCATGGGATTATTTGGGCTTATAACATTTATCGCAGTTCAAAGAAGAAAGGAAATTGGGATTCGAAAGGTGCTAGGTGCCTCTGAGAGAAATGTAGTATCGTTATTGTCAAGGGATTTATTAAGACTAGTATTGATATCCTCTCTTTTAGCGTCTCCGTTAGCTTATTGGTGGTCAAAAAATTGGTTAGAGGACTTTGCATATCGCATCTCCATAACCTGGTGGATGTTTGGGATTACTATTATTGGGACCTTGGTAATTGCACTCATGACATTAAGTTTTCAGGTCATAAAAGCAGCAAGGGCCAATCCTGTAAAAAGTTTAAGGTCGGAATAA